A single genomic interval of Hyphomicrobium methylovorum harbors:
- the ypfJ gene encoding KPN_02809 family neutral zinc metallopeptidase, translated as MRYDDNDRESSNIEDRRGQGGGFQFPGRVQIPLGGGGGFSITTLLILGALMLFMGINPLDVLFGSGGQVNMPELPRSERPAQRTPNNNIPGLPGSSGTQTAGQEDAERIFMGRVLADTEDVWTRVFKSIGRTYKEPPMVIYSGMTRTACGAGQAAMGPFYCPLDQKVYLDLQFYDELKRKFNVSGDFAQAYVVAHEVGHHVQKQLGILDQVQELKNRADSEATANQIQVRAELQADCLAGVWANLNDQLKKRLQPGDLEEALNAASQIGDDMIQRRMTGRIVPDAFTHGTAAQRVRWFKAGFESGRLDQCDTFNTSNP; from the coding sequence ATGCGCTACGACGACAACGATCGCGAAAGTTCCAACATCGAAGATCGGCGCGGCCAAGGCGGCGGGTTTCAATTTCCGGGACGCGTTCAAATTCCATTGGGTGGTGGTGGCGGTTTCAGCATCACGACGCTGCTGATCCTCGGCGCGCTGATGCTGTTTATGGGCATCAATCCGCTCGACGTGCTGTTCGGATCCGGCGGACAGGTCAACATGCCTGAGCTTCCGCGCAGCGAGCGACCAGCCCAACGCACGCCGAACAACAACATACCGGGCCTGCCGGGGTCCTCAGGAACGCAGACCGCGGGCCAGGAAGACGCCGAGCGCATCTTTATGGGGCGCGTGCTGGCCGACACGGAAGACGTCTGGACGCGGGTCTTCAAGAGCATCGGACGCACGTATAAAGAACCGCCGATGGTGATCTATTCCGGCATGACGCGAACAGCATGCGGCGCCGGACAGGCGGCAATGGGTCCGTTCTATTGCCCGCTGGATCAAAAGGTTTATCTCGATCTTCAGTTTTATGACGAGCTGAAGCGCAAGTTTAACGTCAGCGGAGATTTCGCTCAGGCGTACGTCGTTGCGCATGAAGTTGGACACCATGTGCAAAAGCAGCTTGGTATCCTCGATCAGGTGCAGGAGCTGAAAAATCGCGCCGACAGCGAGGCGACGGCAAACCAGATTCAGGTCCGCGCTGAATTGCAGGCAGACTGCCTTGCGGGCGTCTGGGCCAATCTCAATGACCAGTTGAAGAAGAGACTGCAGCCGGGCGACCTCGAAGAGGCGCTGAACGCAGCTTCGCAAATTGGTGACGACATGATCCAGCGGCGGATGACCGGACGGATCGTCCCGGATGCGTTCACGCACGGCACAGCGGCCCAGCGCGTTCGCTGGTTCAAGGCCGGATTTGAATCCGGACGCCTCGATCAGTGCGATACCTTCAACACGTCGAACCCGTGA
- the glmU gene encoding bifunctional UDP-N-acetylglucosamine diphosphorylase/glucosamine-1-phosphate N-acetyltransferase GlmU, producing MTASSPLFVVLAAGKGARMKSALPKVLHKIAGRSLLAHVLATASSAEGKLAVVVGPEMEAVGTEAKAVVPAAQIFVQVAQCGTADAVKAATPAIDAHSGDVIVLYADTPLIRPETIQRLRSALDAGANVAVLGFRPTDPTGYGRLVTDAQGRLTAIREQNDATEAERKIGLCNSGVMAFRVPRFSELLGRIGNANAKGEYYLTDAVELAIADKLTAAVVECDATEVMGVNSRDQLAEAEAIWQSRARIELMRSGVTMIAPETVWLNFDTRIGQDVAIEPNVVFGPGVTVEAGAKILGFCHIEGATIGAGSRIGPFARFRPGARLGPEVHIGNFVEVKNTTLEAGAKANHLSYLGDGHIGAKANVGAGTIFCNYDGFFKHKTEIGEGAFVGSNTSLVAPIKVGAGAYIGSGSVITKDVGPGALALERGTQEERPGWAAKFRQMMARRKAASTNR from the coding sequence ATGACCGCATCGTCTCCTTTGTTCGTCGTCCTGGCCGCCGGCAAGGGCGCCCGCATGAAATCAGCGTTGCCCAAGGTGCTGCACAAGATTGCCGGCCGCTCGCTCCTCGCGCACGTCCTGGCGACGGCGTCGTCGGCCGAAGGCAAGCTCGCAGTCGTTGTCGGTCCGGAGATGGAAGCCGTCGGAACCGAAGCGAAGGCGGTCGTGCCCGCGGCGCAGATATTTGTTCAGGTTGCCCAGTGCGGCACGGCCGACGCTGTAAAGGCTGCAACGCCCGCCATCGACGCGCACAGTGGCGACGTCATCGTTCTATATGCCGATACGCCGTTGATCCGGCCGGAAACCATTCAGCGCCTCAGAAGCGCACTCGATGCGGGCGCCAATGTCGCCGTCCTCGGCTTCAGGCCAACCGACCCGACCGGCTATGGCCGCCTCGTCACGGACGCGCAGGGCCGCCTGACGGCAATCCGCGAGCAGAACGACGCGACGGAGGCCGAGCGCAAAATCGGCCTGTGCAACTCTGGCGTCATGGCGTTTCGCGTGCCTCGCTTCTCCGAGCTGCTGGGTCGGATCGGCAATGCCAACGCCAAGGGCGAATACTACCTGACGGACGCCGTCGAACTGGCGATCGCGGACAAGCTGACGGCCGCCGTCGTCGAGTGCGACGCAACCGAGGTCATGGGCGTCAACTCGCGCGATCAACTCGCAGAGGCCGAAGCGATCTGGCAGTCGCGCGCGCGGATCGAACTGATGCGGTCAGGCGTGACGATGATCGCACCGGAAACCGTTTGGCTGAATTTCGACACCCGCATCGGCCAGGACGTAGCGATCGAGCCCAATGTTGTCTTCGGTCCGGGCGTCACCGTGGAAGCAGGAGCTAAGATCCTGGGCTTTTGTCACATAGAGGGCGCGACGATCGGGGCTGGCTCTCGGATCGGTCCGTTCGCACGCTTCCGGCCGGGCGCGCGGCTCGGGCCTGAGGTCCACATTGGCAATTTCGTCGAGGTGAAAAACACCACGCTCGAAGCCGGTGCCAAAGCCAATCACCTCTCCTACCTCGGAGACGGGCACATCGGCGCCAAGGCAAACGTCGGCGCGGGCACGATCTTCTGTAACTACGACGGCTTCTTCAAGCACAAGACCGAGATCGGGGAGGGGGCCTTTGTCGGCTCCAATACGTCGCTGGTTGCCCCGATCAAAGTGGGAGCGGGCGCCTATATCGGCTCAGGCAGCGTCATTACAAAGGATGTCGGTCCGGGCGCGCTGGCACTGGAACGCGGTACGCAAGAGGAGCGGCCGGGTTGGGCGGCCAAATTCCGCCAGATGATGGCCCGCCGGAAAGCCGCATCAACCAACCGTTAA
- a CDS encoding SPOR domain-containing protein, whose translation MTPIQSLARSVMLATAAACALAVGVTASSPAAVAKKKAEQSAQPAGEGSEAQKTEAARKAYDAGLKEYANGRSQGAIDQISAALKSGGLNGQQTAKALYTRGLAYKKLKQPGLAISDLTSALWLKNGLTDADRASATSERAAAYQMAGIQDEGKGPERVVGVASAVKPTATPAVTPTAGPNAGSAGLSAAAIAQAASSNSNSASGPVTRQDTESQAAKDAANARAAYAPVNTGLQSVASSTVTSGGAATPPPAAAPPTSSSGSSGVSGFFSNLFGGGTSAPPPPQASVTTASTGPAADVSEWSSATVVNKGGKASRTAAATPVTGRATKGKYKVHIAALRSRAEADALAQQIVAQHGAELANHVPMVDEAVIGSMGTFYRVRIVGYANQEEPRGVCDKLRTSGLDCLVVTN comes from the coding sequence ATGACGCCAATACAAAGCCTGGCGCGTAGCGTAATGCTCGCGACGGCTGCGGCTTGCGCGCTGGCTGTGGGTGTTACCGCGTCGTCGCCGGCCGCCGTGGCCAAGAAAAAAGCCGAGCAGTCGGCTCAGCCAGCAGGCGAAGGATCCGAAGCTCAGAAGACTGAGGCGGCGCGTAAAGCCTATGACGCGGGCCTGAAGGAATACGCCAACGGCCGCAGTCAGGGCGCGATCGATCAGATATCGGCGGCTCTGAAATCCGGCGGGCTCAATGGCCAGCAGACGGCCAAGGCGCTCTATACGCGTGGGCTCGCCTACAAAAAGCTGAAGCAGCCCGGCCTCGCAATCTCCGATCTCACGAGCGCGCTTTGGCTCAAGAATGGCCTGACCGACGCTGACCGGGCCAGCGCCACGAGCGAACGCGCCGCGGCCTATCAAATGGCCGGCATCCAGGACGAAGGCAAAGGCCCGGAACGAGTAGTCGGCGTAGCGAGTGCGGTAAAGCCAACTGCAACACCAGCCGTTACGCCAACAGCGGGTCCGAATGCGGGCTCCGCTGGCTTGTCCGCTGCCGCGATCGCGCAAGCCGCGTCAAGTAACTCGAACTCAGCTTCGGGCCCGGTAACGCGGCAGGATACCGAGAGTCAGGCAGCGAAGGATGCTGCGAATGCCCGCGCAGCGTACGCGCCGGTGAACACCGGCTTGCAGTCCGTCGCCTCGTCGACGGTTACGTCGGGTGGCGCCGCAACACCGCCTCCAGCCGCGGCACCGCCCACATCGTCGAGCGGAAGTTCGGGCGTAAGCGGTTTCTTCTCAAATCTCTTTGGTGGCGGGACATCGGCGCCTCCACCGCCCCAAGCGTCAGTAACGACGGCATCAACCGGCCCAGCCGCAGACGTGTCGGAGTGGAGCAGTGCGACCGTCGTCAATAAAGGCGGCAAGGCGAGCCGCACGGCCGCCGCCACGCCGGTCACTGGCCGCGCAACCAAAGGCAAGTACAAGGTTCACATCGCGGCGTTACGCTCGCGCGCGGAAGCTGATGCGCTGGCGCAGCAGATCGTGGCTCAGCACGGCGCTGAACTCGCAAATCACGTTCCGATGGTCGATGAGGCCGTTATCGGTAGCATGGGCACCTTCTATCGCGTTCGCATCGTTGGCTATGCCAATCAGGAAGAGCCGCGCGGCGTATGCGATAAGCTCAGGACCAGTGGCCTTGACTGTCTTGTCGTGACAAACTGA
- a CDS encoding SPOR domain-containing protein, whose translation MTKPASDKTGRAKAGTSYAVLWSMLGALGAGYLGVAIFAPNWLGELTPGNHLTQSAQTDAAVLKLAADVDGIRSSLTRLELDVASVKSDVGNQQQQTHTLSEQVTAIEDKMRLAEAPPAASAQQMSQSGTDVEGIPEPATTTAEAAPPSPSTRIINASPEHPIVTGSVDKAAVPTKTKAKAKAASNEALDFGTAVVKQEAKPIGLQIGSDSSVEGLRMSWIQIAALHNDRLKTFKPRYTSNGDPNNPNFQLVAGPVKTKADAIRICKELNAQNVTCKVGDFIGNAL comes from the coding sequence ATGACTAAGCCAGCCAGTGACAAGACGGGACGGGCGAAGGCCGGAACGTCATACGCCGTTCTCTGGTCCATGCTCGGAGCGCTGGGCGCCGGATATCTCGGCGTCGCGATTTTCGCTCCCAATTGGCTCGGAGAATTGACGCCGGGCAATCATCTGACCCAATCCGCGCAAACGGATGCCGCCGTTCTCAAGCTCGCGGCCGATGTCGATGGTATCCGCTCGTCGCTAACGCGCCTGGAACTCGATGTTGCGAGCGTGAAATCCGACGTGGGTAATCAGCAACAGCAGACGCACACGCTCAGCGAGCAAGTAACGGCCATCGAAGACAAGATGCGTTTGGCGGAAGCTCCACCGGCGGCAAGCGCTCAGCAGATGTCTCAATCGGGTACCGATGTGGAAGGCATTCCCGAACCCGCGACGACGACGGCAGAAGCGGCGCCGCCCTCGCCTTCGACGCGCATCATCAACGCATCACCCGAGCATCCAATCGTGACCGGTAGTGTCGATAAGGCCGCCGTTCCGACGAAGACCAAGGCGAAAGCAAAGGCTGCTTCGAACGAGGCGCTCGATTTCGGGACCGCTGTCGTCAAGCAGGAAGCGAAGCCTATCGGATTGCAGATCGGGTCTGATTCAAGCGTCGAAGGTCTACGGATGAGCTGGATTCAGATCGCGGCCTTGCACAACGACCGCCTGAAGACATTCAAGCCGCGCTACACCTCGAACGGTGATCCGAATAATCCGAACTTCCAGCTTGTCGCCGGGCCGGTAAAAACCAAAGCGGATGCCATTCGCATCTGCAAGGAACTCAACGCGCAGAACGTGACGTGCAAGGTCGGCGACTTCATCGGCAACGCGCTTTAA
- a CDS encoding DUF502 domain-containing protein, whose product MSTPPSDPNNPARHGPSAAEAAQLTEGLKRLASNESRAGRWRLGSRFRNAFLTGLVIVGPVTITLWLMWGVIHWIDAWIKPLLPNTFNPDTYLPFPIPGIGLVVAVFGLTIIGALAANLLGRTLVSSGELMLSRTPIVRNVYGAIKQIFESVVSTAGPNQSFQKVGLIEFPSKSIWSIVFVTGETTGEIKDVGPGGETDLLTVFMPTGIVPPAGFICFVPRSSVVFLSMTVEEAAKIILSGGIVMPDLEEKSKRLAAAASSGSRTRFGRGKTPA is encoded by the coding sequence ATGAGCACGCCCCCTTCCGACCCGAACAATCCAGCTCGCCACGGCCCATCCGCGGCCGAGGCAGCTCAATTGACCGAAGGCCTGAAGCGGCTTGCGAGTAATGAGAGTCGCGCCGGTCGCTGGCGCCTGGGCTCGCGCTTTCGCAACGCATTCTTGACCGGGCTTGTGATCGTCGGCCCCGTGACGATTACGCTGTGGCTGATGTGGGGCGTGATCCACTGGATCGACGCCTGGATCAAACCGCTCCTGCCGAACACATTCAATCCCGACACGTATCTGCCGTTTCCAATCCCCGGCATCGGGCTCGTCGTAGCCGTCTTCGGTCTGACGATCATCGGCGCGTTGGCCGCCAACCTCCTTGGACGCACGCTTGTCTCGTCTGGCGAGCTGATGCTGTCGCGCACGCCGATCGTCCGCAACGTGTACGGCGCGATCAAGCAGATCTTCGAGAGCGTCGTCTCGACGGCTGGCCCCAATCAGAGCTTCCAGAAAGTCGGCCTGATTGAATTTCCGTCGAAGAGCATCTGGAGCATCGTCTTTGTTACGGGCGAGACGACCGGCGAGATCAAGGATGTCGGCCCTGGCGGTGAAACGGACCTGCTGACGGTTTTCATGCCGACCGGCATCGTGCCGCCGGCTGGCTTCATCTGCTTCGTGCCGCGTTCGAGTGTCGTGTTCCTCTCGATGACGGTTGAGGAAGCGGCGAAAATCATTCTGTCCGGCGGCATCGTGATGCCAGACCTGGAAGAGAAGTCGAAGCGTCTGGCAGCTGCCGCATCGTCAGGTTCACGGACGCGCTTCGGGCGTGGCAAGACGCCAGCTTAG
- the glmS gene encoding glutamine--fructose-6-phosphate transaminase (isomerizing), which translates to MCGIVGILGKSAVSTNLVEALRRLEYRGYDSAGIATVEAGSLARRRAEGKLRNLETRLLSDPLDGRTGIGHTRWATHGRPIERNAHPHMTAKVSVVHNGIIENFRELKATLEAKGHRFETDTDTEAVVHLISDSLDRGLDPVAAVQEALQHIKGAFALGIIFAGYDDLMIAARKGSPLAIGHGSGEMYLGSDAIALAPFTDTITYLEDGDWAVLRRSGVEIFDSEGARVDRPVINAVASSLLVDKGNYRHFMLKEIHEQPEVISHTLASYLDMANARVAFPDLGVDLAKISRVTISACGTAYYAGLVAKYWIERFARLPVDIDVASEMRYRETPLPKDGLAVFVSQSGETADTLATLRYCKDNGQRIASVVNVRSSTIARESHAVLPTLAGPEIGVASTKAFTCQLSVLAGLAIAIARARNTITPEEETELVTALTEVPRHMASLLHHDENYLSITDVLSKARDVLYLGRGLSFPIALEGALKLKEISYIHAEGYAAGELKHGPIALIDETVPVIVVAPEDELFEKTVSNLQEVAARGGQIILISDAEPEKAGCKLAGHIQMPKVAPLVAPLLYAIPIQLIAYHTAVQIGTDVDQPRNLAKSVTVE; encoded by the coding sequence ATGTGCGGGATCGTCGGAATCCTCGGGAAATCTGCCGTTTCGACCAACCTCGTCGAAGCGCTGCGCCGGCTCGAGTATCGCGGCTATGATTCGGCGGGAATCGCCACGGTCGAGGCGGGCTCCCTCGCGCGGCGCCGCGCCGAAGGCAAACTTCGGAACTTGGAAACGCGCCTGCTGAGCGACCCGCTCGACGGACGGACTGGCATCGGCCACACGCGCTGGGCAACGCACGGCCGCCCGATCGAACGCAACGCGCATCCGCACATGACGGCGAAAGTCTCTGTCGTCCACAACGGCATTATCGAGAATTTCCGTGAGCTGAAAGCCACGCTGGAAGCCAAGGGCCACCGGTTTGAGACGGACACGGACACAGAAGCGGTCGTCCACCTGATCTCCGACAGCCTGGACCGCGGACTGGATCCCGTAGCGGCGGTCCAAGAGGCCTTGCAGCATATCAAAGGTGCATTCGCGCTCGGCATCATCTTTGCGGGCTACGATGATCTCATGATCGCCGCGCGCAAAGGGTCTCCCCTCGCCATTGGCCACGGCTCCGGCGAAATGTATCTCGGGTCCGACGCCATCGCGCTTGCGCCGTTCACGGACACCATCACGTATCTCGAAGACGGCGACTGGGCCGTTCTGCGCCGGTCGGGCGTCGAAATTTTTGACAGTGAAGGTGCGCGCGTCGACCGTCCCGTCATCAATGCGGTGGCAAGTTCGTTGCTGGTCGACAAGGGCAACTATCGCCACTTCATGCTCAAGGAAATCCACGAGCAGCCGGAAGTCATTTCGCATACACTCGCAAGTTACCTCGACATGGCGAACGCGCGCGTTGCCTTTCCGGATCTCGGTGTCGATCTCGCGAAAATCAGCCGTGTCACCATTTCGGCGTGCGGCACCGCTTATTACGCGGGTCTTGTCGCAAAGTATTGGATCGAACGCTTCGCCCGCCTGCCGGTCGATATCGATGTCGCGTCCGAGATGCGTTACCGCGAAACGCCCTTGCCGAAGGACGGCCTCGCGGTGTTCGTATCCCAGTCGGGCGAAACCGCAGATACACTGGCGACGCTGCGTTACTGCAAGGACAACGGCCAGCGCATCGCATCCGTCGTCAACGTCAGAAGCTCGACGATCGCCCGCGAATCCCATGCCGTGCTGCCGACGCTTGCCGGACCTGAGATTGGCGTTGCCTCCACCAAGGCATTCACCTGCCAGCTCTCAGTCCTCGCCGGACTCGCGATCGCGATCGCACGTGCGCGCAACACGATCACGCCTGAAGAAGAAACCGAGCTCGTCACCGCGTTGACCGAGGTGCCTCGGCACATGGCGTCGTTGCTGCATCACGACGAAAACTATCTTTCCATCACCGACGTGCTCTCCAAGGCGCGTGACGTCCTTTATCTCGGACGCGGCCTGAGCTTCCCGATCGCCCTTGAAGGCGCATTGAAGCTGAAGGAAATCTCCTACATCCACGCCGAGGGCTATGCGGCCGGAGAACTGAAACACGGCCCGATTGCGCTGATCGACGAGACGGTGCCGGTGATCGTGGTCGCGCCGGAGGATGAACTGTTCGAGAAGACGGTCTCGAACCTCCAGGAAGTCGCCGCGCGTGGCGGGCAGATCATCCTGATTTCGGACGCCGAGCCCGAGAAGGCGGGCTGCAAGCTCGCCGGGCATATCCAGATGCCGAAGGTTGCACCGTTGGTCGCCCCGCTGCTTTATGCTATACCGATACAACTCATTGCCTATCATACGGCCGTGCAGATCGGTACCGATGTGGATCAGCCACGCAATCTCGCAAAATCTGTCACTGTCGAATGA
- a CDS encoding malonyl-CoA decarboxylase domain-containing protein — protein MNSIAEQSRALLPKGLFGDDDRGTLEDLARALMSGRGEASGVAIARQLLIGLKAAPTEERHRFYRFLSEELRPDEAVVAEAARAYLEQPAEATLLRLQKACYPPRLEFFRRLNLAHGATGEIVALRADLLRNIKSDASLASIDRDLERLLTSWFNRGFLVLRRIDWQTPAAILEKIIAYEAVHEIRGWDDLRRRLDPADRRCFAFFHPALVDEPLIFVEVALTRDIPATISEVLDAHLNDDAPPPTTAVFYSISNCQDGLKGVSFGNFLLKQVVEDLVRDTPTLKTFVTLSPVPGFARWLDRTLADENDDSVTLEERRALAPLRKPSWVEDIGKNAEADAELKSAVLALAARYFLVARSSEDRPVDPVARFHLGNGARLERMNWLGDTSERALRDAYGLMVNYRYELSEIERNHEAYAQDGAVAASRAVRAHLRMPAKGKGLAAVPDLLALPGSGKTKRAPSGAQE, from the coding sequence ATGAATTCGATCGCGGAGCAGAGCCGAGCGCTTCTGCCGAAAGGGCTGTTCGGCGACGACGACCGGGGAACTCTTGAAGACCTGGCGCGGGCGCTGATGTCTGGACGAGGTGAGGCCTCCGGCGTCGCCATTGCGCGGCAATTGCTGATCGGGCTGAAAGCGGCGCCAACCGAGGAACGCCATCGCTTCTACCGCTTTCTGTCTGAGGAACTGCGCCCGGATGAGGCCGTCGTGGCCGAAGCGGCCCGCGCTTATCTTGAGCAGCCCGCCGAGGCCACGCTCTTGCGCCTACAGAAAGCCTGCTATCCGCCCCGGCTAGAATTTTTTCGCCGCCTCAACCTCGCGCACGGGGCGACGGGAGAGATCGTCGCCCTGCGTGCCGACCTTCTTCGCAACATCAAATCCGACGCGTCCTTGGCATCGATCGATCGCGATCTCGAGCGTCTTCTGACATCATGGTTCAATCGCGGCTTTCTCGTTCTGCGCCGCATCGACTGGCAGACGCCGGCAGCCATTCTCGAGAAAATCATCGCCTATGAAGCCGTGCACGAAATCCGCGGCTGGGACGATCTGCGCCGCCGCCTCGATCCGGCCGACCGGCGCTGTTTCGCCTTCTTCCACCCGGCGCTGGTAGACGAGCCGCTGATCTTCGTCGAAGTCGCCCTCACGCGCGACATTCCCGCGACGATCTCGGAAGTTCTCGACGCGCACCTGAACGACGACGCACCGCCGCCGACGACCGCCGTCTTCTATTCGATCTCCAACTGCCAGGACGGCCTCAAAGGCGTTTCGTTCGGAAATTTCCTGCTCAAACAGGTGGTCGAAGACCTCGTTCGCGATACGCCGACGCTCAAAACGTTCGTAACGCTTTCTCCCGTTCCCGGATTCGCGCGCTGGCTTGACCGGACTCTCGCAGACGAAAATGACGACAGCGTCACACTTGAGGAACGCCGGGCGCTGGCGCCGCTGCGCAAGCCAAGCTGGGTCGAAGACATCGGCAAGAACGCCGAAGCGGATGCAGAGCTCAAATCGGCTGTACTCGCGCTTGCCGCCAGGTACTTCCTTGTGGCGCGCTCGTCGGAAGATCGCCCCGTCGATCCGGTGGCGCGCTTCCATCTGGGCAATGGAGCGCGGCTGGAGCGTATGAACTGGCTGGGAGATACATCTGAGCGTGCCCTGCGCGACGCGTATGGCTTGATGGTCAACTACCGCTACGAACTCTCGGAGATCGAACGCAACCACGAGGCCTACGCTCAGGACGGTGCAGTGGCGGCGTCACGCGCGGTGCGTGCACACTTGAGAATGCCAGCGAAAGGCAAGGGCCTGGCGGCCGTTCCTGATCTGCTCGCGCTTCCCGGAAGCGGAAAAACCAAACGAGCGCCAAGCGGGGCGCAAGAGTAA